Proteins from a single region of Centropristis striata isolate RG_2023a ecotype Rhode Island chromosome 9, C.striata_1.0, whole genome shotgun sequence:
- the samd13 gene encoding sterile alpha motif domain-containing protein 13 yields the protein MKNYCNVTDSGMEDKANGSVDTKSPVENGQLPDPANWGVADVVNYFKATGFEEQATAFQDQEIDGKSLLLMTRNDVLTGLSIKLGPALKIYEYHVKPLQTQHLKSNAS from the exons CCGGTATGGAAGACAAGGCAAATGGCTCTGTTGACACCAAAAG CCCAGTGGAGAACGGCCAGCTGCCGGACCCTGCCAACTGGGGGGTCGCTGACGTCGTCAATTACTTCAAAGCAACAGGATTTGAGGAGCAAGCCACAGCTTTTCAGGATCAG GAAATCGATGGCAAGTCTCTGCTCCTGATGACGCGTAACGACGTTCTGACGGGGCTGTCGATCAAGCTCGGCCCTGCACTGAAAATCTATGAGTATCACGTGAAGCCGCTGCAAACTCAACACCTGAAGAGCAACGCCTCGTAG